Within Sinorhizobium sp. RAC02, the genomic segment TTCTGCCGGCAAGGGCGGCGCGATCAAGCGCGTGACCCAGCGCCTCAACCCACGCGTCTGCCGCGTCGTGGCCCTTCCGGCACCGACCGAGCGCGAGCGCAATCAATGGTATTTCCAGCGCTACGTCTCGCAGCTACCGACGGCCGGCGAAATGGTGCTGTTCGACCGCTCCTGGTACAACCGAGCGGGCGTCGAGCGCGTCATGGGCTTCTGCACGCCGGACGAGCTGGAAGAATTCTTCCGCTCGGTGCCGGAATTCGAGCGCATGCTGGTGCGCTCCGGCGTCATCCTTATCAAATACTGGTTCTCGATCACCGACGACGAGCAGGAATTCCGTTTCCGCATGCGCATCCATGATCCGCTGAAGCAGTGGAAGCTCTCGCCGATGGACCTGGAAAGCCGGGTCCACTGGGAAGACTACACCAAAGCCAAGGAAGAGATGCTGGCGCGCACTCATATTCCGGAAGC encodes:
- the ppk2 gene encoding polyphosphate kinase 2, translated to MFEDTHLNRIKAEIADSFDEELEMQIEEERLDDLVAEGMSEPALPTLERRVYFRELFRLQHELVKLQDWVQHKKLKVVVLFEGRDSAGKGGAIKRVTQRLNPRVCRVVALPAPTERERNQWYFQRYVSQLPTAGEMVLFDRSWYNRAGVERVMGFCTPDELEEFFRSVPEFERMLVRSGVILIKYWFSITDDEQEFRFRMRIHDPLKQWKLSPMDLESRVHWEDYTKAKEEMLARTHIPEAPWWIVEAVDKKRARLNCIAHLLAQVPYEDVPKPPIDLPQRVRNDNYIRQPPPDEMYVPDVY